The sequence AGACAAAATTCCGTGACGAAGTGCGCCCCAGATTCGGGCTGATGAGAGGCAGGGAGTTCATCATGAAGGATGCCTATTCCTTTGATGTGGATGACGCGGGCGCAAATGTGAGCTACGGCAAAATGCGTGACGCATACCGCCGCATATTCGACGACTGCGGTCTGAGATATACAATGGTTGAGGCTGATTCCGGCGCCATAGGCGGCTCATACTCCCATGAGTTTATGGTTCTCGCCGACACGGGGGAGGACAGCGTTATCAGCAGCGACAGGGGCGGCTATGCGGCAAACCTTGAAAAGGCTGTATGCGCCGACAACTGGGAGGAATGGAACGAAGTTGTTCTCCCCGCTGAGGAGAAAGAGACTCCCAACACCAGAACAGTTGAGGAGCTTGCCGCTTTCCTCGGCGTTCCGGTTATAAAGATACTCAAGGCTATGATTGTCAATGTGGACGGCAGATTCTACTGCTTTCTCGTGAGGGGTGATCATGAGCTTAACCTTGCCAAAGTCAAAAACTTTTTCGGAGCACCTTCCGCTGAGCTGGCTTCCTATGACGACATAGCGGAGCAGACAGGCGGCGCTCCGGCGGGTTTCATCGGTCCTGCCGGGCTGAAAATCGAAATTTACGCGGATTATGCGGTGCGCGCCATGAAAAACGTTGTAATGGGCGCTAACATTAAGGATCTGCACATCATAAACGCCAACCTCGGGAGGGATTTTGAGGTCAAAGCCTTCGGCGATTACAGAAACGCCATAGAAGGGGATACCTGCCCCGCTGACGGCGGAAAGTATGTGCTCACCAGAGGAATTGAAGTCGGACACATTTTCAAGCTAGGCACCAAATATTCCGAAAGCATGAACGCCGTTTACCTTGACAGGGAAGGCAAAAGGAACCCGATGATAATGGGCTGCTACGGAATAGGCGTAACAAGGGTTGTAGCTGCTTCTATAGAGCAGAACCACGATGAAAAAGGGATAATATGGCCTGTTCAGCTTGCGCCCTTCGAGGTCGTCATAGTCTCACTCAACCCTAACGAGCAGGCGGTTGCAGATCTTTCCGAAACAATATACAAAGAGCTTTCCGGTCTCGGTCTTGATGTTATGTACGACGACAGGGACGAAAGGGCGGGTGTTAAATTCACCGATGCCGAACTTGTGGGATACCCCGTGCGGGTGGCAATAGGCAAAAAGTCGCTGTCAGAGGGAAATGTCGAGGTAACTGTGCGCAGAACAGGGGAAACCGTTGCTGTTAAAAAAGAAGACTGCATTTCGACAGTTATGGAAATTCTTGAAAAGCTGCGATGAACAAAGGTTATTCTTGCTAAAGAGAAATTTATTATGTAAAACAATCATGAATTGATTCTCTCTTAAGCGTTCGGAGGTACGATGAAGAAACGCTATACCATTATGATATTTGACGAATCCCGTTTGGGTGAGGTTAAGACCAAAAAGCTCAGCCTTTCTACAATCAAATTCGTTATGATGCTGGTGGCATTTTACGCCGTTATTTCTTTTACAGGTTTTTTCTTTTTAACCAGCCTTTACTCCGAGCGTCACGATATGCTGGTTTTCAAGCACGAGAATGAGAAGCTTAAAGAGAAAATCGACGGTTACGCCATGCAGCTTGAGGAGATCGAGAAAAAGATCGCCAGTGTTGATGAGCTGGAGTACAAAGTTCGAAATCTTGCCACCTATGCCAACGGTCCTGTTCCTCAGAAGCAGCTTGCCATAGGCGGTAAAGAGGTCGACATCATTCAGGACCTTTCAGCCGTGAGCGAAAGGAAGGAAAAAGAGTTCTTTGAGGAGCTTAACGAAAACCTCGTTACCCTCGGTCTGGAGCTTGAGAAAAGGGCGGCAAGCCTTTCGGAACTGTCCGATTTTCTTGAGGAACACAGACTCATAATGAGCTCAACACCCTCTATCTGGCCTACCAAAGGCTGGATCTCAAGCAGCTTCGGCTACCGCATATCCCCCTTCACGGGAAGACGCGTTTTCCACGAAGGGCTTGATATAGCAAACAAAATGGGCACACCCATCAGATCCGCCGCCAAGGGCGTTGTTATCTTCTCCGGAAGAAAAGCAGGCTACGGCAATGTGATAACAATAGACCACGGCTTCGGCTACGTAACAAGATACGCCCACTGCAACAAACTCTTTATGAAAGAAGGGGACAATGTAGAGAAAGGGCAGGTTATAGCCGAAGTGGGCAACACCGGCAGAAGCACAGGTCCGCACCTGCATTACGAGGTTCTCGTGAACGGCGTGCAGGTTAACCCGATGAAGTTCATCATCGGAGAGACAGATCTGGCGGCGAACATTCAGTAATACAAATCAAACCAAAGTCAGAAAGACACACCGCCCGCCTCCAAAAAGGCGGGTTTTTTGCTGACAAAGAATCTGAGACTGCCGCGTATCAAAACAGTTTTTTTGCGCATTGCCGCCAGTGAGTTTTTGTTTCAACAAATAATTCTTTGTCTGTTCTCTTCACTTTGAGTTGCTTATGCCGTGATATGCCTTATACTTTAATTACAGACACGGTTATAAGCGGCGGCGCCGTTCAGAAAGAAACTTTAAAAAAAGATCATGCACGGCACAGGTTGCCGCCGCTTAAAGAATAGATGAAGCCGTTCCGGTATTGTGCCGGAGCGGCTTTTTAATGATCAGCTGCCGGATTTTGTGAACATTTCTTCTTTGGCGTATTCAGTTATGTCATTGCCGAAATGAATGAGGTAGTCTTCCCCCACCGGCAGCCAGAAGCCGTCATAGACAATTCCTCTTTCTTCAATATAACAAACGTTTCTCACAGCCTTTCCCGAATTGAGAGCCGTCGCGGCTTTACAGTATTTCGCATGGGAAGCGGAATCGCCCAGACTGTGGCATTTGACGCCTGTAGGCATTCCGTACTGCTCACCCGCCTTATTAAGCGCCAGTATATCGTGCTTTCTGCTCAGAAGCATAACCGGGCTGGGGTACTCCGCCCATGTAAGCTTAAATGCTTCTATAACTTTTTCTTTGTCCATAATCTGCCTCCTCTCTGTGTTTTATTATAATAATGATTCAGACTGAGGAATGCTTTTCAGATTTATATTGATTTGTAACAGAGTGTACTCTCTTACTGTTCAACCGGAAAATAAAGGCAGGCTTCCGTTTCTTTATGCAGAACGCTCTTGATCTCCAGCTTTCCGCCGTGTGCCTCGGCTATCTGTTTGCATATATCCAGTCCGATACCGTAGCCGCCTGTTTTTTTGCTTCTGGAGATGTCTGTCCTGTAAAATGGTTCGGTTATGAATTTAAGTTCATCTGCGGGTATGCCTATTCCTTTGTCTGTAACTTTTATGAAGGTGAATCCGTTCACGATGCCGCTTTCCACCGTAACAGGCTCACTGGATTCCTCAGAATATTTGAGAGCGTTGTCTATAAGGTTTCTGACGGCGTGCTCAATAGCTTTCGCGTCAATGTTCAGTTCAATGGGATAAGGGTGGGGAACAAAAACAACTCTTCCGGTTTTTTCTTCATAAGGGGCACATATTTCCCCTGTCAGTTTATTAATGTCGGTGTGTTTTTTCTTTAGTGCCCCGTGCTTTATCCTCGCTCCTTCCATAAGATAATTTATCAGCGTATCCATCTGTTTTATGTCGTCAGTCATGTCTTTACGCAGAAACTCATCCTTTACCATTTCAGCGGCAATACGAAGACTTGTCAGAGGAGTGCGCAGCTCATGGCTTATACCTGTGAGCAGTTTGTTTTTATATTTGATTGAGCGGGAGATTTCCGATGTGAGAGAGTCAAACATATTGCAAAGGTGTGCCAGTTCATCGCTGCCGCACCTGTTAATTTTATAGTCATAGTTTTCCTTCTTAACCTCTGCTATGGCGGCGGAGAGATAGTTAATAGGCTTAAGGATCTGTCTTATCAGCATGTACACTGCCCCCATGAGCAGTGAGACGGCGCCGATCATGAACCAGCCGTACATGCTGAGGCGCTCCATCTCTCCGGTCAGAGGCCAGAACTTAAATTTTATGCTTGAATCACCCTCGGTAATTTCAGCGGTCTGATACCCGTGAAGTGTTCCCAGAGT is a genomic window of Geovibrio thiophilus containing:
- a CDS encoding proline--tRNA ligase, which translates into the protein MRLTKYFIPTLREIPAEAEVVSHKAMLRAGMIKKLASGIYDYLPLGLKAIRKAENIIRKNMDSSGAIEILMPSVQPAEMWEESGRWSYYGKELLRIKDRHDRNFCFGPTHEEVTTDIVRSFITSYKQLPINLYQIQTKFRDEVRPRFGLMRGREFIMKDAYSFDVDDAGANVSYGKMRDAYRRIFDDCGLRYTMVEADSGAIGGSYSHEFMVLADTGEDSVISSDRGGYAANLEKAVCADNWEEWNEVVLPAEEKETPNTRTVEELAAFLGVPVIKILKAMIVNVDGRFYCFLVRGDHELNLAKVKNFFGAPSAELASYDDIAEQTGGAPAGFIGPAGLKIEIYADYAVRAMKNVVMGANIKDLHIINANLGRDFEVKAFGDYRNAIEGDTCPADGGKYVLTRGIEVGHIFKLGTKYSESMNAVYLDREGKRNPMIMGCYGIGVTRVVAASIEQNHDEKGIIWPVQLAPFEVVIVSLNPNEQAVADLSETIYKELSGLGLDVMYDDRDERAGVKFTDAELVGYPVRVAIGKKSLSEGNVEVTVRRTGETVAVKKEDCISTVMEILEKLR
- a CDS encoding M23 family metallopeptidase, which gives rise to MKKRYTIMIFDESRLGEVKTKKLSLSTIKFVMMLVAFYAVISFTGFFFLTSLYSERHDMLVFKHENEKLKEKIDGYAMQLEEIEKKIASVDELEYKVRNLATYANGPVPQKQLAIGGKEVDIIQDLSAVSERKEKEFFEELNENLVTLGLELEKRAASLSELSDFLEEHRLIMSSTPSIWPTKGWISSSFGYRISPFTGRRVFHEGLDIANKMGTPIRSAAKGVVIFSGRKAGYGNVITIDHGFGYVTRYAHCNKLFMKEGDNVEKGQVIAEVGNTGRSTGPHLHYEVLVNGVQVNPMKFIIGETDLAANIQ
- a CDS encoding sensor histidine kinase, producing the protein MIKKLLSSVFTKLLFIVVCSAVLLNIILFGIFTHYVENSETSLNRHRVIYIQFLRDEIGYPPDVRKAEALSERTGITVIYSSPEESWATGRTEGRFPEDKLHYRTIDENLTLGTLHGYQTAEITEGDSSIKFKFWPLTGEMERLSMYGWFMIGAVSLLMGAVYMLIRQILKPINYLSAAIAEVKKENYDYKINRCGSDELAHLCNMFDSLTSEISRSIKYKNKLLTGISHELRTPLTSLRIAAEMVKDEFLRKDMTDDIKQMDTLINYLMEGARIKHGALKKKHTDINKLTGEICAPYEEKTGRVVFVPHPYPIELNIDAKAIEHAVRNLIDNALKYSEESSEPVTVESGIVNGFTFIKVTDKGIGIPADELKFITEPFYRTDISRSKKTGGYGIGLDICKQIAEAHGGKLEIKSVLHKETEACLYFPVEQ